A portion of the Parasteatoda tepidariorum isolate YZ-2023 chromosome 5, CAS_Ptep_4.0, whole genome shotgun sequence genome contains these proteins:
- the LOC107455828 gene encoding uncharacterized protein isoform X1, which translates to MKALIKCFTVTAIICFSLICLLLLRSLTGLDLNIIKLLSDSKLPSPKMSEEPPIVVFETTMGVIEFELYWKHAPKTCRNFADLAKVGYYNNVIFHRIITDFMIQGGDPTGTGRGGSSIYGRNFEDEIHPELKHSGAGILSMANSGPDTNGSQFFITLAPTQWLDGKHTIFGRVNSGMHVVQRISKVQTDSNDRPVDEVKIVKAYIKHFTN; encoded by the exons AtgaaagcattaattaaatgtttcactGTGACTGCAATCATTTGCTTTTCAttgatttgtttacttttacttCGATCATTGACGGGACTagatttgaatattataaagttGTTAAGCGAcagtaaatt ACCTTCGCCGAAAATGTCGGAAGAACCTCCTATTGTTGTTTTTGAAACTAC aatgggTGTTATTGAGTTTGAACTTTACTGGAAACATGCACCAAAAACATGTAGGAATTTTGCAGATTTAGCTAAAGTGGGCTACTATAATAATGTGATTTTTCATCGAATAATAACTGATTTTATGATTCAAGGTGGTGATCCTACTGGCACag gTCGAGGCGGAAGCTCTATTTATGGCAGGAATTTTGAAGATGAGATACATCCAGAATTAAAGCATTCAG gtGCTGGTATACTTTCTATGGCTAATTCAGGCCCTGATACAAATGGAAGTCAGTTTTTTATAACCTTAGCACCAACTCAGTGGCTTGATGGGAAACATACTATTTTTGGAAGAGTTAATAGTGGGATGCACGTGGTGCAGAGGATATCTAAAGTACAAACTGATAGTAATGACAGACCTGTTGATgaagttaaaatagttaaagcctacataaaacattttacaaactaa
- the LOC107455828 gene encoding uncharacterized protein isoform X2, translated as MCIIIPSPKMSEEPPIVVFETTMGVIEFELYWKHAPKTCRNFADLAKVGYYNNVIFHRIITDFMIQGGDPTGTGRGGSSIYGRNFEDEIHPELKHSGAGILSMANSGPDTNGSQFFITLAPTQWLDGKHTIFGRVNSGMHVVQRISKVQTDSNDRPVDEVKIVKAYIKHFTN; from the exons ATGTGCATTATAAT ACCTTCGCCGAAAATGTCGGAAGAACCTCCTATTGTTGTTTTTGAAACTAC aatgggTGTTATTGAGTTTGAACTTTACTGGAAACATGCACCAAAAACATGTAGGAATTTTGCAGATTTAGCTAAAGTGGGCTACTATAATAATGTGATTTTTCATCGAATAATAACTGATTTTATGATTCAAGGTGGTGATCCTACTGGCACag gTCGAGGCGGAAGCTCTATTTATGGCAGGAATTTTGAAGATGAGATACATCCAGAATTAAAGCATTCAG gtGCTGGTATACTTTCTATGGCTAATTCAGGCCCTGATACAAATGGAAGTCAGTTTTTTATAACCTTAGCACCAACTCAGTGGCTTGATGGGAAACATACTATTTTTGGAAGAGTTAATAGTGGGATGCACGTGGTGCAGAGGATATCTAAAGTACAAACTGATAGTAATGACAGACCTGTTGATgaagttaaaatagttaaagcctacataaaacattttacaaactaa
- the LOC107455825 gene encoding aldo-keto reductase family 1 member B1, with protein MSSIKLAPKIKLNNGMEMPLIGLGTWKSKPGEVFEAVKCAIQCGYRHIDCALAYENEEEVGNAIKEKIADKTVTRQDIFVTTKAWNTFHRREKVIESCKRSLKDLQLDYVDLFLIHWPIAYKEGDELFPEDENNETLTENIDFIETWKGMEECYDKGLVKAIGLSNFNSEQIRRVLDVCKIKPVVLQIECHPYLNQNKLIEFCKSNDIAVTAYSPLGSPDRPWNKPDEPCLLDDERIKKLAEKYNKTPAQILLRFNVQREVVVIPKSVTEERIIGNFKNFDFALTQDEMIKVASFTEKFRYCPLIWLKDDSNYPFGIEY; from the exons ATGAGCTC tataaaattagcccccaaaattaaattgaacaatGGAATGGAAATGCCTCTTATCGGTTTAGGCACATGGAAG tCTAAACCTGGTGAAGTATTTGAAGCCGTGAAGTGTGCCATTCAGTGTGGATATCGGCATATTGATTGTGCTCTTGCATATGAAAATGAGGAAGAAGTTGGAAATGCAATCAAAGAAAAGATTGCTGATAAAACTGTCACTCGACAAGATATCTTTGTGACTACTAAA gCATGGAACACATTTCATAGACgagaaaaagttattgaatCTTGTAAAAGATCATTGAAAGATTTACAGCTTGACTATGTGGATCTCTTCCTCATCCATTGGCCAATCGcttacaaa gaaggaGATGAACTTTTTCCCGAAGATGAGAACAACGAGACgttaacagaaaatattgaCTTCATAGAAACGTGGAAg gGTATGGAGGAATGCTATGATAAAGGTCTTGTCAAAGCTATTGGTCTGTCCAATTTCAACAGTGAACAGATTCGTAGAGTTCTTGATGTGTGCAAAATCAAGCCAGTTGTTTTGCAA ATTGAATGCCACCcttatttgaatcaaaataagttaattgaGTTCTGTAAAAGTAACGACATTGCTGTTACTGCATACAGCCCTCTAGGATCTCCTGATCGACCATG gaATAAACCAGATGAACCTTGTCTATTGGATGATGAGAGAATTAAAAAACTTgctgaaaaatacaataaaactcCCGCTCAA ATTCTGTTACGATTTAATGTTCAGCGAGAAGTTGTCGTCATCCCTAAGAGTGTTACAGAAGAAAGAATAATAGGcaactttaaa aacttcGATTTTGCACTTACTCAAGATGAAATGATAAAAGTTGCTAGCTTTACAGAGAAGTTCCGTTATTGCCCTTTGATTTG gttgaaGGATGATTCAAACTATCCTTTTGgcattgaatattaa